A part of Candidatus Zixiibacteriota bacterium genomic DNA contains:
- the xth gene encoding exodeoxyribonuclease III yields the protein MKIITWNVNSIRSRLARLLAVLERHQPDIVCLQELKTIEDNFPRDEISSAGYHAAVFGQKTYNGVALLSKSEPGDIRRGFDDGSDDPQARLISADIDGVRVICGYFPNGGTVGSEKWEYKLDWMKRLRAKLDRDFDPSQLLLLCGDTNVAIDDSDVANPVSWADSVLCAPPARDALARICDWGLVDVFRRKSPDGGVYSWWDYRQLAFPKNDGLRIDHILATASLAKTCVASQIDRDERKGQQPSDHAPVIAVFE from the coding sequence ATGAAAATCATAACCTGGAACGTCAATTCCATACGGAGCCGTCTCGCGAGACTGCTTGCCGTGCTGGAGCGTCATCAGCCCGATATCGTCTGCCTGCAGGAGCTGAAGACTATCGAAGACAACTTCCCGCGCGATGAGATTTCCTCGGCCGGTTATCATGCCGCCGTGTTCGGGCAGAAGACATACAACGGGGTCGCGCTGCTGAGCAAATCGGAGCCGGGCGACATTCGCCGAGGGTTTGATGACGGCTCCGATGATCCGCAGGCACGGCTGATCTCCGCCGACATCGACGGCGTGCGCGTAATCTGCGGCTACTTCCCGAACGGCGGGACGGTCGGCTCGGAGAAGTGGGAGTACAAGCTCGACTGGATGAAGCGGCTTCGCGCCAAACTCGACCGGGATTTTGATCCCTCGCAGCTTTTGCTGCTGTGCGGCGACACCAATGTCGCGATCGACGATTCCGATGTCGCCAACCCGGTAAGCTGGGCCGATTCGGTCTTGTGCGCACCGCCCGCGCGTGACGCGCTGGCGCGGATATGCGATTGGGGGCTGGTTGATGTCTTCCGTCGGAAGAGTCCCGACGGCGGCGTGTACTCGTGGTGGGACTATCGACAGTTGGCCTTCCCGAAAAACGACGGCCTCCGGATCGACCACATCCTTGCGACCGCGTCGCTCGCGAAGACGTGCGTGGCGTCTCAGATCGACCGCGATGAGCGCAAGGGGCAG